A segment of the Streptomyces sp. XD-27 genome:
GGCGCGCCCCTGCAGAGCGGCGGTCGGGTCGGTGCCGTGCAGCGCGTCGACCAGCCCCGGGGAGCGCGCGAAGGTGGCGGCGACGGCGAGGGAGCGGTGCCGGGCCTCCTGCGTGCTGTCGTGCCGCGACTGGAGTACGAGGGCGACGACGGCGGCGACGACGACCAGCAGGACGACCGACACCTGGAGGACGAAGACCTGGCCCGCGACGGTCCGCACGCGGCGTCGCACTTCAGGTCCGTGGCCTCGGCTCATCTGTGTGCGGGGGCGCCGACGGCCCGGGCGCACGCGTCCGTCTAACATCCCGCTACGCCGCGGCCGCGTCCCGTCGCGCCATGCGGCCAGGTTCGTGTGGGCGGTCCCGCTCGACCATGACGTTCCCCCGTTCAACGATGTCGTACCGGACATCCGATCCTGGCGGCGAAGTACCCCGGATCACAACAGGATCGGCGATCTCGGCAGCTTCATGCCCGAAGTTCCCCACCCGGACCGTACAGCAGGGCGGCTCAGCGCCACGTAAACCGCCCTTCTCGCACCCAGGGGCGAAATCCAGCCACCGACATACAACCTTCGGCCATCACCATGGGTCTCCTCTTCGCCGACCGCCGCCCTACCCGGCCTGAACCCCCGGCGAACCGCGGCGCTCCGGCACCCCCGTCAACTGTGGATGTCCCCCACGCATCCCCGCATGCCGCAGGAGAACTCCGCGTGCACAAGCACCACCGCATCGCCCTCGCTGCCGCCGCCGTGGCCGCCCTCACCGGCGGGCTGCTCACGGCCGTCGCGGGCCAGGCCGCCGCCGCCCCGACCGGCGTCCAGGGCGACTTCGACCACGACGGATTCCGCGACCTCGCGGTCTCCTCCCCGTACGCGAGCGTCGCCGGACAGGCCCAGGCCGGGCAGATCACGATCCTGTACGGGTCGCAGGACGGCGCCGGGGCCACCCGCCGCGCCACCATCACCCAGAACTCGGCGGGCGTCCCCGGCACCGCCGAGAAGGGCGACTCCTTCGGCGCCACCACCCACGCCGGCGACTTCAACGGCGACGGCTACGCCGACCTCGCCGTCGGCGCGCCCGGCGAGGACGTCGCCGGCGACACCGACGGCGGCACCACCGAGATCATCTGGGGCTCGGCCACCGGCCTGTCCGGCGGCACCACCATCGCCGACCCGGCGCCGCACGACCACGACCGCTTCGGCACGGCCGTCGCCGCGGGCGACTTCGACGGCGACGCGAAGACCGACCTGGTCGTCGGCGACTCCTCCGCCACCCTCCGCCTCTTCAAGGGCGGCATCGCCAAGTCCGGTACGGCGGGCTCCAAGGCGGCCGTCAGCACGCCGATCCTCGGCGGCGGCGACGCGGGCGCGATCAGCCTCACCCCCGGTGACGTGAACGCCGACGGCAGGACGGACCTCGTGGTCAACGGCGTCGAGGGCACCAACTCCGGCGAGTACCTCTACAACGCCAACTACTACCTGCCCGGCACCGCCTCCGGCCTCGGCTCGGGCGACGCGATGAAGCTGCCCGCCGGCGTCATCACCGCCATCGGCGACGTCAACGGCGACGGCTACGGCGACCTGGTCACCGGCCTGCACTGGGACGACACCGTGCCCGGCACCACGAAGGGCGGCAAGGTGACCGTCCGGTACGGCTCGGCGAGCGGCCCGTCCGGCGACACCGCCGCCATCACCCAGGACTCCGGCGCCATCCCCGGCAGCTCGGAGACGGGCGACTCCTTCGGCTGGGAGGTCACGCTCGGGGACGTCAACGGCGACTCCATCCAGGACCTGGCCATCGGCGCCCCCGCCGAGGACCTCGGGAGCGCCACCGAGACCGGCGCCGTCACCGTCGTCTACGGCTCGACCGGCGGCCTGGACACCACCACCGGCGTGCAGTACTTCCAGCAGGACACCGAGGGCGTGCCGGGCTCCAACGAGGGTTACGACCACTTCGGCGGGGAGGTCTTCCTCTCCGACGTCACCGGTGACGGCAAGGCGGATCTGACGATCGGTGCGAACGGCGAGAACGACGGCAACGGCGCGGTCGTCGCGCTCCGTTCGGACGGCACGCGGATCGTCACGGCCGGAGCGCGCTCTTACGCACCGTCAGCGGTCGGCGTGAGCACGGCGGGCTACCCGCAGTTCGGCAGCGTCATCTCGGGCTGACACCACCCGGCACCACCGGTAGCCGGCACCACCGGTAGTCGGCACAACGGTTGGTGCGAACCCCCCAGGGTTCCCCTAAGGGATGTCACAGC
Coding sequences within it:
- a CDS encoding FG-GAP-like repeat-containing protein; this encodes MHKHHRIALAAAAVAALTGGLLTAVAGQAAAAPTGVQGDFDHDGFRDLAVSSPYASVAGQAQAGQITILYGSQDGAGATRRATITQNSAGVPGTAEKGDSFGATTHAGDFNGDGYADLAVGAPGEDVAGDTDGGTTEIIWGSATGLSGGTTIADPAPHDHDRFGTAVAAGDFDGDAKTDLVVGDSSATLRLFKGGIAKSGTAGSKAAVSTPILGGGDAGAISLTPGDVNADGRTDLVVNGVEGTNSGEYLYNANYYLPGTASGLGSGDAMKLPAGVITAIGDVNGDGYGDLVTGLHWDDTVPGTTKGGKVTVRYGSASGPSGDTAAITQDSGAIPGSSETGDSFGWEVTLGDVNGDSIQDLAIGAPAEDLGSATETGAVTVVYGSTGGLDTTTGVQYFQQDTEGVPGSNEGYDHFGGEVFLSDVTGDGKADLTIGANGENDGNGAVVALRSDGTRIVTAGARSYAPSAVGVSTAGYPQFGSVISG